One region of Bdellovibrio bacteriovorus genomic DNA includes:
- a CDS encoding peroxiredoxin, which yields MKNIILTTLFSSLLATSVFAKDLAVGSTAPLFKATLHDGKSFDLRQRRGSWTVLYFYPKAGTPGCTKQACAFRDSIDIIRKEGAEVYGLSADTKEAQAAFHKEHNLNFSLIADPQGEVVKMYGSQMEGKEMSKRWTFILDPALKIRAIEKDVDPALDAERVAKKIAELKK from the coding sequence ATGAAAAACATTATTTTGACCACATTATTTAGTTCTCTTTTAGCAACCTCTGTTTTTGCCAAAGATCTGGCGGTGGGCTCAACGGCTCCGCTTTTTAAGGCCACTCTTCATGATGGGAAAAGTTTTGACTTAAGACAGCGCCGCGGTTCTTGGACCGTGCTTTATTTCTATCCTAAGGCTGGCACTCCTGGTTGCACCAAGCAAGCTTGCGCGTTTCGCGATAGCATCGACATCATCCGTAAAGAAGGTGCCGAGGTTTATGGTTTAAGTGCCGACACCAAAGAGGCTCAAGCCGCTTTTCACAAAGAGCATAATTTGAACTTCAGCTTAATCGCCGATCCTCAGGGAGAAGTGGTCAAAATGTACGGCAGTCAGATGGAAGGCAAAGAGATGTCCAAACGTTGGACTTTCATTTTGGATCCCGCCCTAAAAATTCGCGCTATTGAAAAAGACGTGGATCCAGCTTTGGATGCTGAACGTGTCGCTAAAAAAATCGCAGAACTTAAAAAGTAA
- a CDS encoding lipocalin family protein produces the protein MKLMALLVMSSLILGCATSSLQEHKELKPSTSIEIHRYMGDWYVIANIPTMIEREAVNAIESYRWDDAEKRIYIDYSHHHSSPEGQVTSFLQEAWISDGRSNSEWKVRPIWPLQFDYMILDVAQDYSYSLVGVPDRSYVWIMSRQPKMPEEIYTRLVSRAEALGFDVSKLRKVPQVW, from the coding sequence ATGAAACTGATGGCTCTTTTGGTGATGTCGTCGTTGATCTTGGGATGCGCGACGTCTTCTTTGCAAGAACATAAAGAACTTAAACCCAGCACCTCGATAGAGATCCATCGCTATATGGGTGATTGGTATGTGATTGCCAATATCCCCACTATGATCGAACGTGAGGCGGTTAACGCCATAGAGTCTTATCGTTGGGATGACGCTGAAAAAAGAATTTACATCGACTACAGTCATCATCACTCCAGTCCTGAAGGGCAAGTGACTTCATTTTTACAAGAAGCGTGGATTTCCGATGGGCGTTCCAACTCTGAATGGAAGGTGCGGCCGATATGGCCACTGCAATTTGATTATATGATTTTAGATGTCGCTCAAGATTACTCTTACAGTCTTGTTGGCGTGCCAGATCGCTCGTATGTATGGATCATGTCACGTCAGCCAAAAATGCCAGAAGAGATTTACACCCGGCTTGTCAGTCGTGCGGAAGCTTTGGGTTTTGATGTTTCAAAACTGCGCAAAGTTCCGCAGGTGTGGTGA
- a CDS encoding pyridoxamine 5'-phosphate oxidase family protein, protein MIATNQTAIEDIKKLGEIIKDIKFAMVTSTNAEGSLQSCPLTTQDVEFDGDLWFIIGRSCELAKNIQSQPQINASFASPKGHYVSISGKAALVEDRAKLEELWSEAYKVWFSGGIDDPNIALLKIDVTDAEYWDSPSSTVVKMAAFAKAYITGDPRALGEHHKVHLN, encoded by the coding sequence ATGATCGCAACAAATCAGACTGCTATTGAAGATATTAAGAAGCTAGGTGAGATCATTAAAGACATCAAGTTTGCGATGGTAACGTCCACGAATGCCGAGGGCTCCTTGCAGAGCTGTCCTCTAACCACTCAAGACGTGGAATTTGATGGCGACCTGTGGTTCATTATTGGTCGCTCTTGTGAGCTAGCTAAAAATATTCAATCCCAACCGCAGATAAATGCAAGCTTTGCCTCGCCGAAGGGACATTACGTTTCTATCTCTGGGAAGGCCGCTCTTGTTGAAGACAGAGCGAAGCTTGAGGAGCTTTGGAGCGAAGCTTACAAGGTGTGGTTCTCTGGCGGCATTGATGATCCGAACATCGCTCTTTTAAAGATAGATGTGACGGATGCCGAGTACTGGGATTCTCCGTCTTCTACGGTTGTTAAAATGGCCGCCTTTGCGAAAGCTTATATTACTGGAGACCCCCGAGCTCTGGGAGAGCACCATAAAGTGCACCTCAATTAA